TCATCTGATCTGTCACTAAgacaacaacagtaaaataaaaaacataagtCATAAAACACAGTTCAACTCAGACAGATCAtcctcaaacattttttttttttaaaacatcaaaatccTGACAGGTCCAGCTAAAAAAGCACACTGGATGATTTTGTCCTTTTAATCCGTCCAGCTGGAATCCAGAAGTGACACCTGGAGCTGGTTTCACAAAGATATTTTCAGCTGGTGTTAGGCCAGTCTTAATTTTGCTCTTAGATTAGTTTAATACAAGCTAGATACTTACTCACAGAAATACAGACTGACTTATCTTACAGCTAAAGGTTAAATCACCCTACCCCCAGGATACCTCAAAATCAAGAGCCacgtttccatggtaacaatcagtgacacctgctgtCACTCTGCTACACATCTGCGCTGacatatgtttatatatggaagtgtttttatattgtcaAACTGAACATCAAATTTTCCCAGTGACATGTCGCTGTAACTGTCaatgtctgtctttgtgaaaGTGGCCCTGGTTGGTAATAACTCTTGATCAGACCAGGATAACATCGGCCTTCTTGAAGACTCGTGGACCGACTTACTCCAATCATTTTACTTCCCCCTTGACTGATTAGACTTTGGGGTGAAACTTCCATTGAACTTCTTCCATACATAGGATTAGGTTAAGGGTTTCTTTTCACACTAAAATCACACCAGAGTGGCACTTGAGATAATTGTTAGGGCACTTGGGCTGCTGAGGTGAACATCTGGTCTGTTACTAAAATGTGTCCCAGTAAGGAACAGATATATTCAGagtggatttaaaaaataaatacattttaaaaacttcGGGTTTTGCCCTCCTTGTCACCCATTTCACCATCTCCCTTCCCCAGATCCACCACCAGTCCCAGAAGTGTACAGGTATGTGAATGACTGACATGTTGGATTTCATATTCAGACGGCAGAGCagcatctcggtccagaaggtTGTCTTTGAAGACCAGTTCCAGGTCCTCTActacaacacagacacacctaggaacacacacacacacaaacacacaggaagtcCAGGCACTAACAACATTTCTCCAAAAGGTATCATTTATAATTCTCAAAACCCAAATTTACTTGCTTTGCTTTACTTGTTTAGACTACATTGAAATGCCTGTTAACACATAGAGtgtttttgcattaaaacaaaatatttctacacgTGAACACAACAAAAATTGACGCCTTAATGTGGCTTTTCTGGATGTAGCCAATGAGGGACCCTGAATGAAGGCACTTGCACATATTCATGAGGAAGATGGCATCAATGATGATCGAACAACAACGCAAGGGAGCACATTGCATATAAATGATTGATATGGGCGTCTAAGCACTCGTTACAGGAACCTAGGTCCTTCATTGACCCAAATCAGAAAAGCCATGTTGTGTCAATTTTTGTTGTTAatgtgtagaaatattttgtgttaaatacTACAAAACTCTACGtgttaacatgcattttaatgtcGTCTTTAAACTGCTCCTCAGTGTCTCACTCTCACAACCATTTCTGTGGTGTTCGTCTGTGAGTTAATCCAGCACTGTTCACTTGGTGCAGATCACAGTGTGCGGTTGTGTTCACCTAACAAGGaaatactttcactttcatccatataattaaacaaacatacacCAGCCATTCACTTACAAGAAAACTTCGATCTCTTCAAATTTAAAACCTTTACTATAATTTAACCTCACCTACAGTAGCCTATTAAAGAACCAGTTTGTAActattagaactggataccggaccccAAGATGGCGCctatagactttacattgtgatgatgtTACAGACTTTTAAATCGCTTTTCTCATAAATAGAAAACCTtcatggatcaaaaattcataagagaaagagtcataattgtTTGTAGTTCGatgtgtcctgtcaacagttttacagacgtctcttttataatggtggcctatggggaaaatgctttttgggccgcaggggGATTTTTCGTTGCAATACTGCGAATGGCCACTGGAAAAATTGGCTGCAAGGCTGAGTGGCAGCGCCATACGCtgttcttattatacatccatggtccTGTTCCATTTCTTCAgaagcccagaacggacaaaccaaacactggcgtTTCGcaccactgtagtttctcccaCGTGTTTgcaaggggagggtgaggcgagggGTATTCacatggttgcaatctgcaacctcactgctagatgccactaaatcctacacactggacctttaattgtcatttatttactcTCAATTTGAGTAGGTTTTAAATCCctgatttctctcttttttaatcccctctgttgtttttaatgttcctgtttctggcatttgtctttatttattttctttatcttctGAAGCACATTGTGGAAAAGGCCCCCTCACACTGAAGGAACGCTTTCTTTAAAAGGAGTTAGGGAGATTGAAAATTGTTTATTAAGAAGTTGAAGCGGTCtaagttttgtatttttcataaaGATACCTAAGAGcctgtttcacagcggttaggttctaaagcaaaaataagacggtgtagtccctcattcgtccaggagtgttctatcgtagaaaaggtttcagtcgtagtcatctggacactgttttcagaatcaagacgtttcggctcccatccggaagtcaatgagaatgacttccggatgggagctaaagcaaaaataaacacgcacacacagccgCACAACCCTGCGGCTAAATCACTGCAAcgcctgatttggtctgaatgaAGCCTTGGACGTAGCCTGCAGTGGAATCATATATccttaaatgttcagtttgttgtatgtaaatgtgtaaattgtTATAGAACACAGATATCTGGACCCAAATGCAAGTCTTGACAGAGGTTAGTTGCAATTTAACACAGTTTATTTAGAAACCAGAAGAGATGGAATGGCAGAGCAAGGCAGGCAGCGTGAGCAGATCAGTGAGCTTGGTGAATGGTCTGGCATGGCAGAGAGCAAGGCAGGTAGCAGGTATCTCAGCGGAGAAGTGAACCTAAGCACAAGGAAACACAAGATTAATCAGGAgtacaaaaaacacaaggaaacaaCAGACTAAGAGGTTGGCCGTGACGTTATACCACGTTGGTATATAACTGAATGATCTGGCGAAAACTGGAGTGAAGAGCTGGGTAGATATATTGCAGAGTCTTGATTGAACACAAAGGAGTTGTAATGAGTTGACATTTATCCCTTTTTTGCGGTACATGTCAACATATCATCCAATTTAATTTCTGTGCTCCCTTttaataaaacatctaaaatggTGAGTAAGCAGAAAACACTCTTACAATCCCCACTAATTAATGTCCTTTCTCATCCCACACTGCATCATCATTAGGTCAGTTTCTCATACAGACCCTGCTGGAGTTCAGGTTTAACCGCCATGATGTTTGGTTAAATGGTCCTCATGAATGGCCACCATTTGACTTCAGAAACATTTACGTTTACCTCCTAGACACTCCTGGTTAGTACATATCGAATTTATGTATTGAAATCTCAAAATATGTCACTATTTGCTCATGCTGTGGGTGGCTGATATATTGATTACTCATAATGGTGTTTAGAATTTGAGAATGATAATATTGGTGTGAGTGTACTACATTGTAACATTGTGTTAGATACTTACACCTGTTTTAGACTGTTTTACTTGAATTGCATTTATTGCAAACTATCCCAAAACTATTGACTAAGCTGTTATCTCTATTTTCTTCACTTATGATTTTTTGTCCTAAAAGGGGCACATTTAGCAGATGACTACTTGTGAAAAAATCATTAATCttactacttttactactaATAAATTAATTGGTTTTACAATCCATTGGTTATGCACtgacagacaaaaatagaaatgtttcaGTGATAACCTGAATGATTGTGCAATCTGCCTGCAGTCATCCTTGGTCTGACTCCTGCCTCCGTCCCACTCCTGCTTTCCCTGGAACCTGCACTGGATCAGCACACTCTTCCTGGCTCTGTCTGCTTCTGTGTTCTGTGATTGGGTTCACTATTAGCCTCCTTAACAATTAGGGAGGAGTCACAGGTGTGCAGGAGGtgggcagaaacacacacagaatacaAACAGGGGActgacaggaaaacaaaggaaatggagagagGCATAGCTGGACCATGACATAAATATGGTTTTATCAGAAATTGTAAACTCAAAGCCAAAGCCACATCTCATATGTTCTATTTTGAAGGAAATTAAATTTCATTAACACACATCACTCAGTAATATTGATGATGAAGGACAAAACTCTTGACTACAGGATGTATTCAGGGGTCTGGTTAAGCACTCCGCACAGTGATAATAGTGTACTGTACGTATTAGCAGATAGAGAATCAACATTCACCAAGGATTACAGATGAACAGAAGTACAGTTGGATTTCAATTTCAGAGCTcagtcttttgtcttttttttttctcagagctTTTTCCCTCCTTGTGGAAGACTCTCCCATCAGGCTGCTCTCTCCACTTCAGGGTGACTCCACTCACTCCTTTCTCCTTCAGTCTGTCCTGGAGCTGGGAAACACAAATGGCAGCCGTTTTGAAAAATTcatacagtttttagttttgtcagCCAGACAAAGTTTTCTTTGGATCTTCGTAACTGTTTTGTGATCACCAGACAAACGTCTGTCTTATTCAGTGATCCTGACATAGCAATCCTTCTGTTATTGCAGTGTGATCACGGAACCACTAAGGTTGTTCTGCCAAAATCAGGATTTTTTTCCTgatcttaaaggtggggtgtgcgattataattcaatacaatttttttattaaattcagcgaatatctccccacggcccgctagctgtccgttctgtgtgcgcgctcaaaaaaaatctggtgtttgtacacccggaccgggccacacaacactattccagcagtgatttgtgtgtcagctaacattaaattacttgcccacggatattcagcttactttctagtttgccaagatatgctgctgttgtgatgttagctatagtagcaggagagttgtgagtatcgctgtctggagctggtgtgctggctctgggaaaccgtctcgtcctctctggctgttagcttcacagcagcaactgtagggacagtttgctaacccacaacctagctaacattagttccATTACTTGTTGTGTCATTGTTTGCTCTGTATAAtagtatttgtcatggtattggatttctccagaatcgcataccccacctttaagaaaACACATCTAATTATATCCATGCCTGGAGTGATTATTTGTCATGTTGagatgacaaaataataaaaccagcCATTCAGTTTGATCCTAATCATGATAATAACTCTTCTATATCCATTGTTGTGGCTGCTTTGCATTTGACTCTGTTGAGGCTGCTGCAGAAATGTGGTTTttacagtcacacaaacactgtagtGGCAAACCACAGAGCAAGCCAAATAAGcaaagaaatgtaaatttatttgtaactaatttacaTCTGTCCTGGGTGTGAATGGGTTAGTGTCTCAGGGTGGATTATGGAGACTCACCTTTTTGAGGATGTCTGCTTTCACAGCAGGGTCATTCAGATCCACAGAGGAGTCCTCCAGCTTCATCCTCAGCTTTACTACCTGTCGCATGACTGGTGTGTAGACACAGAGAACAACAACATGCTGTGGCATTACCTTTGTGATGCCAAACTCATATATGTAAATGAGCACAATGTTTGAGTACAGTTTAACATCAGTTACAATGTAATGCAGTATTCTCTCTCTTCCACTGAAGCATAGTAAACTACTCACCAGGAAGTGGAGGGATGCTATAGCAGACAAATGGTAATCTAGTTTCACAGGGAAGAAACTTCCATCTTCCTGAATTATCCAAAGCTGCAACACCACATGCGACACTCGAGAGAATTTTGTTGTAACCTGTGTCCCAGTATCTGAATGAGGAGCCACTCCCATCAGACCAGTAAATGTTTGGATCTCTGTACAAACCAATCCATGCCCAGTTAGAAAGCACCAAGCTCTGGAGCTCCTGGCTCTCAGTGGCGTTCCTCACAGTGGCCAGGTCTATGAAGTTCTCCCTGCAGTACCTCTGAGCACGGGACCAGTTCAtgctttcattcacaaaaacaaattcaggatccagctgtgttcctgcagtttgggaaaaaaatattttttgagtTGACATACTGAACATAATCATTATCAGAGAAGAGATAATGCTTTGCTGGGTACTTACCATTATTACAGATGAATGGAAAATTCGCTAAGCAATTATTAGCCTGCCATGGTTGTTTATTTCCACTCAAAACACAGAAGTAATTGTACACATAGTAAAAAGTTGGATGATCGATTATCCAGTTCCTATATTCagcccctctccctctgtagcCGTCTGACCACCTCCAGTCGATTATAGTGTACAGGCCAATCCAGACCTTAGTGTTGTTTTCAAACGATGAAACTGTGGTGATAAGTTGGTTCTTTTCTTCAGTGTTTTCAATGGTGGCAAGGTCTGTGTACGTCACTCTGCAGTAGGTCTGAGCTTCAGTCCAATTCATAGGATCAGCAACATAGTGGTACTGATGGAGAAGGCATGAGGAGATGTTGCAGCCTGAGGACGACACAATTCTTTCAAATGTAAGGTGGctgaaagtgatttttttcttcagtatgACACAATAATAAGCACTGTTAGACATTATCAAATAATtcactgacctgaaagatacaAGACACCCAGCAAGATCCAGTCCATCATCATGCTGCtctgtggagtgtgtgtgtcgaTGTACACAACTAAGACGAAACACTACCTCTATATTTGCTGTTCTTAGTCAAATCGAGGTAATCTTAACAAAAGGCTTCTCTTCTCTGTTACTGGCAGGTCACTGTCATTCTTTATGCAAAAAGCATTGTGATGGCAGACATATGAAAATGTCTGTCTCCACAACACATTATCCGTGCGTAGCCAATGGGCATTTTTGGAGCCAGAGGTTTTTTTCAGTCACACCCGTTTGTCATGCGCATGTTTATTTGATGGGGTCAGTTCATCtcaattacaaaaaacatatgttCTCACTTATCTCTGGTGGTATCCAGCCATGCAGATGGTTTAATTTGACCAGGATAGGAAGAGGTTTCTGCCTCtatgtcttcagtagaaagtagttccaaagAGACCTGTTTACAAAGAAGCTGGATCGGATGTTTGAAATGTTCATCTATTAATGAgagcagaaaaagaaattaaggaAATAATACTTAGACAATGTGTAATGATGATagttcatcacacacacatatgatgGGAGCAAGGAACAGGAGAGAATAACATGCAGCCATGCAAATATATTTGAATTCTTATGCATGGCAGAGTACAGAAAATGTGATGTCCATCTCTGtttcacaaacaaaagcaagtgCATCCTGAGGATCCAAAGAGGGtgagaaaccagaaaataaagACTGAGGTTCATGAAAtttgaaaacaatcattaattTGTTATTCGTGCTGAATGAAGACAACTTTCATTCAGGTGCCAGATGATTTTAACATCAACTGTAATACATAAAAAAGAATACAGGCTTTGTTGCTGTCTACTATCATGACTTTTGTACGTTCAAAATGGGGTAATTTGCTCCTATATACATAAACACTCATACATAATGTGCAGTTTATGTAGTCTCCACATTATAAATGTAACTTGCTCCTATACAAATATTACAGAGCCACTCACTGACATTACAAAGCTGGCCTAGAGCTGCTTTAGGTGAGATCAGGTGAGTTTTTCCACCGCCTTTCAAGTGACACAAAGCATTTGAAATGATGACAATCAAAAACACAGAAGGCTATTCTAGTGGGCTGACCAAGATAACAACACAAACTAGCCACTTGATATAAAGGACCATGTGTGTGAAAAGTTTGCTCCTCTCCCTTTTCACTAGGCTCTGTCAGTGTGGATCAAACTGTGGctcacttttcattgcttttacaCAAAATCCATTCAATGAtcacatctttcaaatttcatgaactgttttctcactcaaactcaaccaccaccaaaactCTCTCTATTTACACTCCATTTTACACACGTTTACATACTATTGTAAAAACTGTTAAACGTATGttcaaaacatacacataactaaaaagaaattttaaaataatgtataaactCCTAACTGGGACACTGAGCGCCTCATATCTTTCCTTGATGACCTCTATTCAAGACTTGTGGCATGTGAGGAAAGGGGGCAGGTGAGGCAGAATCCAGAACATTTTGCAATTGTATAGGACAATGTGGAGTTTCACCTGCCACCTCTTCAGTGGTTTATAGACCATCCCAGGATAgtgtcacttttccttccaccgtactctccattcctcaacCCCAAAGAGGAAATCTTTTCCTCGTGGAGGTGGAAAGTTTCTGACCACCAGCCACATTATCAGATGTACCTCTTGGACACAATAAatgctggatgtctggacatatctgaagaagattgccagggatggatcaggCATGCGAAAGATTCTTTCCCAGGTGTATTAGACGAGCGGACGTGGtatgatgtggatgagaacctgtggccaaatgcagaagacagggttgactagcactgttgtatttctatatctgtAGCTGTCCTATACAAGTATGTATAATGAATAT
This sequence is a window from Siniperca chuatsi isolate FFG_IHB_CAS linkage group LG22, ASM2008510v1, whole genome shotgun sequence. Protein-coding genes within it:
- the LOC122869934 gene encoding lymphocyte antigen 75-like — encoded protein: MMMDWILLGVLYLSGCNISSCLLHQYHYVADPMNWTEAQTYCRVTYTDLATIENTEEKNQLITTVSSFENNTKVWIGLYTIIDWRWSDGYRGRGAEYRNWIIDHPTFYYVYNYFCVLSGNKQPWQANNCLANFPFICNNGTQLDPEFVFVNESMNWSRAQRYCRENFIDLATVRNATESQELQSLVLSNWAWIGLYRDPNIYWSDGSGSSFRYWDTGYNKILSSVACGVAALDNSGRWKFLPCETRLPFVCYSIPPLPVMRQVVKLRMKLEDSSVDLNDPAVKADILKKLQDRLKEKGVSGVTLKWREQPDGRVFHKEGKSSEKKKRQKTEL